In Desulfosporosinus youngiae DSM 17734, the genomic stretch ACCGTTGAAGCAGTTGAGGAAACCATCAAAGTGGGTGAAAAAAAGGCTGCTAAAACTCATATCTTCCAAACACTCATAGCTGGAATCCTGGCTGGTACGTTTATAGCACTCGGAGCATTTGCCGCAGCCACAGCATCTCATGCCATAGCAAATCCCGGGCTGGCTAAGTTTATGGCAGGCGCTATTTTTCCCGTAGGACTAATACTTATCGTAATATGCGGAGGAGAGCTTTTCACAGGAAATACTCTCCTCATATTGGCCTTTATCGAAAAAAAGATAACCGCCAGACAAATGCTTAAAAACTGGACGATTGTGTACATTGGCAACTTTATTGGGACCTTTATAGTAGCGGTTTTAGTATTCAGTTCAGGACTGCTGTCTGCAAATGACGGACTGCTCGGGGGGTATGCTATCAAGGCAGCCACAATCAAAGGGGGGCTAACCTTTTTCCAGGCATTTTCGAGCGGCATCCTTTGTAATCTGCTGGTATGCCTTGCAGTTTGGGGATCCTATACCGCAAGTGATGTCTTTGGCAAGATCCTGATCATTTGGTTTCCTGTCATGACCTTTATCGTTTCCGGATTTGAACATAGTGTTGCCAACATGTACTATTTCACTATAGCTACTCTAGCAAAATTTAATAGCACATTTGTTGCTGTTTCCCATGTCGGAGATACAATCACCAATCTTCAACTTATGCCAATCCTCTGGAATCTGATACCTGTTACCCTGGGCAACATCGTTGGGGGTGCTTTCTTTGTAGGACTAGCCTATTGGGCCGGCTACAAGTACATTCCAAATCTATATAGGTTGGAAAAGGGTGCTTCTAAACAACGCTTCAAAACTCAATTCCGCAGAATTCGATTTCGCCTGACCGCAAAGTGAACATAATAGAGGTCAGTTCATTCGGGAGTCTCGATAAAACTTAAAAACTCCTTCCAAATCTTGAATAGACTAGGAGGAGTTTTTATTTTGAGCGTTTTCACAACCATCTATCATGGCAGGGAGATCAGTACGCTTGCATTTCTGGATTTAGAACTTAAGGGATCAGGAATAACCGTTAACTCAAAAGCCTTTGCTCCTTTTGACACTTCATATCCTAATTGTCCTGTTATCTTGCTTCCAGCCTTAATTGTCCCGTTAACAGCATCCTTAACGGCCAGAGTGGCTCCCAGACTGGATTTTTGCTTTTTGCCATCCTGATCTTTAAGCTTAAAACCGATCTTGCTTCTGACCTCAATATCAGTATTTCCTTGATTTTCTATGGTTAAATCCACAAGAAGGAACGTATTCCCGGATCTAGGCGACTTGAATATATTGCCATTGCCATTCGAAGTCCCTACGCTGTTTATTTTGTATTGAAGATTACCCAGCTTAAAGGTTTCTCCCAGAACATAAATTTCTTGCTGAGGTATGGTTTCAATTTGCTGTGTCCGAAATAGTGACGAATTAGTATGAGCTTGAGTCGTTAAAGCGCCGGCTCCCAGTAAGAAAACTATCATCGGAACAAGGAGGACAAGCAAACAATATTGAAACTGTGAGCAATACCTACGCTGCCTTCCCGCCTTACGTGTCGCCGCAAATTTCCACATATTCTTTATCCCCCTTCATCTTAGTTTGTCAACAGGAAACTGCTGTAAATACCTTGTTAAACGAATATTAGCACGATAGCACTTTTTTGTCTATAGTTTCACAATATGATACAATTAATTAATTTAATGACTATTTTTGTTAAATTGAGCCAACTGTCTCCTAAATCAGGAAGATTACTCATTTCTTGATAGTTAAGTTCCATTAATTATGTTTATTACATAAATAGCCATAAACTATGATAACTAATTCTTATAACGTTAACTAAACTTATACTTAGAATACCTAGTTCAAGATCTAATACGTCCTTAACTATGTCTCCTAAAAGGGCGTCATCCCCTTATCCGCCTGAAAGTATCCTTCAAACTATACGCTTCATGTAACAGTGAAGACCTTTGATCACTCATCATAATTCCAGGCACCATATAACAAGTTTACGCCTTCAGATAGTTCCTTTTTACTCAATGCTCCGTACCCTAATAAAAATGTATTATCATACTTGTCTAACCTTGCACCGATCAAATAATCTGAGATGGGATATACCTTAACACCATTTTCAGCTGCCGCTTTACACATATCCCGTCCACTGTCTCCTGTTTTCAATTTTATCAATAAGCGATTCCCTGCGCTCTCACCAATAATCTTGATGCTATCTCCGAAGATCGATAATTCTTTGGTTAAGTGCCTCCTTTTGTCCTTGTATAGCTTGCGCATTTTATTGAGATGTTTTTCGTAATTCCCTTCCGCAATAAATTTCGCAACTAACCTTTGTTCAAGAATCGACACGTCCGAACCGAACTCACTAAATATTCTATGATAACTGTTAAGTAAGGTTACAGGCAATACCATATAACTTATTCTGACGGATGGCGCAATTGAGGTTGAAAATGTGCCAATATAAATAACTTTACCATTTTGGTCAATACTTTGCAGTGACGGCAGGGGTTTGGTAATATATCTGAACTCACTGTCGTAATCATCCTCAATAATATATCGTCCATCCGCTTTGTTGGCGAAATTAAGCAGCTCAACCCTTCTGCCTATGGGCATGCTGATTCCAAGGGGAAACTGATGTGAGGGGGTTACATAGACCGCCACATTCGAAAGGTCTTTAAGGGGTTCAATTTCTATCCCTTTGTCATCGATGGGTATGGGTATAATTGAATGACCCATATGATCAAACATTTTATATGCCTTCCGATAAACGGGATTTTCCAGGGCGACGCTGGTATTTTTAGTTAATATAAGGCTTAAGGTATGCAGTGAATTTACAGTCCCTGCCCCAATGATGATTTGTCGTTCATCACAGTTGACCCCTCTTGAACTATGCAAGAAAGAAACTAATTCTCGTCTTAGATTCCCATCTCCCTGAGCTGTGGTTTTCTTTAAAATACTCTGATCAGATTCATCAAAGCAACTTTTAAAAAGATTACGCCAGATTTTGTAGGGAAATGCACCATGGTCTATATCGCTCGGCGAAAAATCGATTCTAAGTTTGCTGCTTACTTCTTTGGGCTGTGTGTTTTCGTGAGCAGCAACGTTTATACTGTGATATACGTCAATATCACAAACAAAATATCCCTTCTTTGGAATAGCTACAATATATCCTTCATCTATTAATTGGCTATATGCTGTATCGATGGTGTTTATACTGACGCAAAGGTGTTCCGATAGCTTTCGTTTTGATGGTATCTTATGGTGAGGTTTATAATTTTTACTCTGAATTTCAGTTTTCAACCATTGATAAATTTGCTGATATAAGGGTGCTTTATTCGTACAAAGTGGCAGCGTAATCATGGACATCCCCCAAACTGTTACTATACATCTATGCAAAACTGATACTTTTTTAGGTAACAGCTATAGTCTATA encodes the following:
- a CDS encoding formate/nitrite transporter family protein, yielding MNTVEAVEETIKVGEKKAAKTHIFQTLIAGILAGTFIALGAFAAATASHAIANPGLAKFMAGAIFPVGLILIVICGGELFTGNTLLILAFIEKKITARQMLKNWTIVYIGNFIGTFIVAVLVFSSGLLSANDGLLGGYAIKAATIKGGLTFFQAFSSGILCNLLVCLAVWGSYTASDVFGKILIIWFPVMTFIVSGFEHSVANMYYFTIATLAKFNSTFVAVSHVGDTITNLQLMPILWNLIPVTLGNIVGGAFFVGLAYWAGYKYIPNLYRLEKGASKQRFKTQFRRIRFRLTAK
- a CDS encoding DUF4352 domain-containing protein, translated to MWKFAATRKAGRQRRYCSQFQYCLLVLLVPMIVFLLGAGALTTQAHTNSSLFRTQQIETIPQQEIYVLGETFKLGNLQYKINSVGTSNGNGNIFKSPRSGNTFLLVDLTIENQGNTDIEVRSKIGFKLKDQDGKKQKSSLGATLAVKDAVNGTIKAGSKITGQLGYEVSKGAKAFELTVIPDPLSSKSRNASVLISLP
- a CDS encoding PLP-dependent aminotransferase family protein, whose product is MITLPLCTNKAPLYQQIYQWLKTEIQSKNYKPHHKIPSKRKLSEHLCVSINTIDTAYSQLIDEGYIVAIPKKGYFVCDIDVYHSINVAAHENTQPKEVSSKLRIDFSPSDIDHGAFPYKIWRNLFKSCFDESDQSILKKTTAQGDGNLRRELVSFLHSSRGVNCDERQIIIGAGTVNSLHTLSLILTKNTSVALENPVYRKAYKMFDHMGHSIIPIPIDDKGIEIEPLKDLSNVAVYVTPSHQFPLGISMPIGRRVELLNFANKADGRYIIEDDYDSEFRYITKPLPSLQSIDQNGKVIYIGTFSTSIAPSVRISYMVLPVTLLNSYHRIFSEFGSDVSILEQRLVAKFIAEGNYEKHLNKMRKLYKDKRRHLTKELSIFGDSIKIIGESAGNRLLIKLKTGDSGRDMCKAAAENGVKVYPISDYLIGARLDKYDNTFLLGYGALSKKELSEGVNLLYGAWNYDE